A DNA window from Oscarella lobularis chromosome 8, ooOscLobu1.1, whole genome shotgun sequence contains the following coding sequences:
- the LOC136190460 gene encoding uncharacterized protein: MKVLLAAFLISTVSAAPTTEIPTTEIPTTEIPTTEPGACPTNMKSRYQFVSDMQMAIIPTNNGYTGMYMDVNFTVGFCPYVVEIETCKVFSYPLMNESIQPHPICDELVKERLYFRFENGRVTELYPRIGMKDNILNIFRGILSSFQVKPIGYNDQRDRTETDIFGECPTEIREVHVDDKMIITKKRDLTKCSLRPQFTVMPQFEFYNQANVLMSYAIMQYTMPRFDIQRAFWPVVRKIHIEHSVNLSPMTPRYGSIISFVNQTVLFLEDFYAPTTKKPIDTETKDILFSYDVVSEKKTLDCVKESDIVLKEVSTVPTVEKWKIPMYFRRLTEILKKCEKTDLITLVEKYSICKNDKTVSTQMRFQHAFLLDALAFTWTDSSFESIVELVKGTCLGDSRKREMMVAMSLMPVHSIKSCNPIRYAIEIFEAKPTAQTSSLVLGGIVGTFRKTKRWNRECDVVLTEAKDKLVTKWTTYFNQIPMNFKRNTKPGEAKMTRNDVNSWERAIHSLKAIANMGDPTTLSIFKTAIKSTKLDVEGRIIAVESLEKFLPVLTTDVRRMLVDIFSDFTIEDEIRSVTVPIYVASIRYSGLTGEFYDFFSSLVTLKRPAVKSFACTYLMEVIRSSDPTLLDTAATINNMMNWLGATWSCLIADHGYFSSKAWKGFLSVADLPILPYNTLPRDTMGVGIDSHFYGDFDTKVPHGLTTKFKFMIMGYEIDLGKFGIRGSGLDTLITTLFSPTGYFRRGTRNMSPSGLQREENFLFDLVRPNMSISSWVELLGSDLAWNHNEEDDVTRKLFGPTTLNALRGAWTHGLLNRDFDFYSLSHMAEAWHDSNKKEEGWMDMLYRRAEEWWSRPTEEPVRPTEEPVHQVEETDTGVVESVMSTASKLWRYGTKGDWPVDSRNIDISKNLEVLNIKSVYPTIAGFPVVTTMRADVHFGLKAESNLTYHADGYFWNKDRKDNFIMDGYLNPRMVFSMLHNVTIDDEFFRPTICQHGNSTFDFAQRGRAILNDDFTFTWELEEVPETEVELLKFQYDQFVTTKNPEFRQQIGIKKRNNTELYKPVFDELLGLGVFSHMSYPNTTGVDLAPAFPFSGPAYFNLTIKRMDPRIKRIRVELFNESLISWTNGFFTETFMTVDKDGLPIKQVWINSFWNTTKDDKTTLNVTLTSESLNGSAWFIRDRSKFLSIEGSGFVYTNISNLTLYTKFNSSSLRGVIERKRFAEDKYPAFFKFPEFKFEFNGSLVNNTYGNFSARLFKEGWPRPHWLKMNSTTLRFFVNTDVKSSLVSRPLNFGMVLPLPLRKPMCHVVGDHFITFDDKKYITSLGDNCEYVLARDRHLNDTFAVTIKNTIKNNIKNKELIVYVNDTMYTLTMDGTQFKIFDSEVMLPYKEKHVIHVRKVEMNNDIYVRMTLWAGIDVYYSRDDVLLYVNGFYMNRLAGLCGNGNYNDKDDWQLQDMEITKDLKVFVNDWSVNCPIHEELFVCDSYLADATLTPPTMYDPCNGEDICRRFFEDKFANVPYPVTHYYDVCRRDVACGLSPLPSVRAYMKAARAKELWTEDGCFYGPYGPWEACHHSEQRREREVLCNPLGHVCGETVEWRSCPSVSVDKGCMLKKEHILVVSGKKLCKSRRKLPVCKKALDKPGDCKPVYEEMAELDEYYCISSGESLDKLDNVSPIKIQYNKVRACRYIETTPTPR, translated from the exons ATGAAAGTTCTTCTCGCAGCGTTTCTCATCAGCACAGTCAGTGCGG CTccgacgacggaaattccgacgacggaaattccgacgacggaaattcCGACGACTGAGCCGGGAGCGTGCCCGACGAACATGAAGTCGAGGTATCAATTCGTCTCTGACATGCAAATGGCGATTATACCAACGAACAACGGATACACTGGCATGTACATGGATGTGAACTTTACCGTCGGATTCTGCCCCTATGTGGTGGAG ATCGAGACTTGCAAAGTGTTTTCGTACCCGCTCATGAACGAGTCGATTCAGCCGCATCCTATTTGCGATGAACTCGTGAAGGAGCGTCTCTactttcgttttgaaaatggGCGTGTTACCGAGCTCTACCCCCGCATCGGAATGAAAGATAACATCTTGAATATCTTTCGAGGAATCTTGAGCTCGTTTCAAGTGAAACCGATCGGTTACAACGACCAACGCGATAGGACGGAG ACGGATATATTCGGTGAGTGTCCCACGGAGATTAGGGAGGTGCACGTGGACGACAAGATGATAAtcacgaagaaaagagatcTGACGAAGTGCTCGCTGAGACCTCAATTTACCGTCATGCCTCAATTTGAG TTCTATAATCAGGCTAACGTGTTGATGTCCTACGCCATTATGCAGTACACGATGCCTCGATTTGACATCCAGAGAGCGTTCTGGCCCGTCGTCAGGAAAATTCACATTGAGCACTCGGTCAACCTTTCTCCGATGACGCCACGATACGGCTCTATCATTTCATTCGTCAA tcaaACCGTTTTGTTCTTGGAGGACTTCTATGCTCCTACTACCAAAAAGCCAATTGACACTGAAACGAAAGACATTCTTTTTAGTTACGACGTtgtttctgaaaaaaagactcTCGACTGCGTAAAAGAGAGCGATATCGTTCTCAAGGAAGTGTCTACTGTGCCTACTGTGGAAAAGTGGAAGATACCAATGTACTTCCGGAGACTAACCGAAATCCTAAAGAAATGCGAAAAGACTGACTTGATTACGTTGGTGGAGAAATACTCCATCTGCAAGAACGACAAGACGGTTAGCACCCAGATGCGATTCCAACA CGCATTCCTTCTCGACGCTCTGGCTTTCACGTGGACCGATTCTTCGTTCGAAAGCATCGTCGAGCTTGTCAAGGGAACTTGCCTGGGCGACAGCCGAAAACGCGAGATGATGGTTGCCATGTCTCTCATGCCAGTCCACTCCATCAAGAGCTGCAATCCCATTCGATATGCTATA GAAATCTTTGAAGCGAAGCCAACGGCGCAGACGTCGAGTCTCGTGCTCGGAGGCATCGTCGGAACGTTCCGCAAGAcaaaacggtggaacaggGAGTGCGATGTTGTACTGACAGAG GCGAAAGACAAATTGGTCACAAAGTGGACTACGTATTTCAATCAGATTCCTATGAATTTCAAACGCAACACCAAACCGGGTGAAGCGAAAAtgacgagaaacgacgtgAACTCGTGGGAGCGAGCCATCCACAGTCTGAAGGCCATCGCCAATATGGGCGACCCAACAACACTTTCGATCTTCAAAACGGCGATAAAGTCGACGAAACTCGACGTTGAGGGCCGCatcatcgccgtcgaatcgctgGAGAAATTCCTTCCCGTCTTGACGACAGACGTGCGCCGAATGCTCGTCGACATTTTCTCCGACTTCacgatcgaagacgaaattcgcTCCGTCACTGTTCCCATCTACGTCGCATCGATCCGATACTCCGGCCTTACCGGAGAGTTCTATGACTTCTTCAGCTCGCTCGTGACTCTAAAAAGACCAGCAGTGAAGAGTTTCGCTTGCACGTACCTGATGGAAGTCATTCGCAGTAGCGATCCAACACTCCTCGATAC AGCTGCGACTATTAATAACATGATGAATTGGCTCGGAGCTACGTGGTCCTGCTTGATTGCTGATCACGGCTACTTCTCCTCGAAAGCGTGGAAAGGCTTCCTTTCTGTTG CTGACCTCCCGATCCTCCCATACAACACCCTTCCCCGTGATACGATGGGCGTCGGCATCGACAGTCATTTCTACGGAGACTTCGACACCAAAGTTCCGCATGGACTCACAACGAAATTCAAGTTTATGATCATGGGCTATGAAATCGATCTCGGAAAG TTTGGCATTCGTGGATCTGGCTTGGACACGCTCATCACGACTCTATTCAGCCCCACCGGCTATTTCCGTCGTGGAACGAGAAATATGTCCCCGAGTGGTCTTCAGCGCGAA GAAAATTTCTTGTTCGATCTTGTGCGACCGAACATGTCCATCTCCAGCTGGGTCGAACTGCTTGGCAGTGATCTGGCGTGGAACCAcaacgaagaggacgacgtcaCACGCAAACTCTTCGGCCCAACGACACTAAACGCTCTTCGCGGAGCGTGGACGCACGGCCTTCTCAATCGCGACTTCGATTTCTACTCGCTTAGTCATATGGCCGAAGCGTGGCACGATTCCAATAAGAAGGAAGAAGGCTGGATGGATATGCTTTATCGTCGCGCTGAGGAGTGGTGGTCCCGTCCGACGGAAGAGCCAGTTCGTCCGACGGAAGAGCCAGTTCACCAAGTCGAGGAAACGGAcaccggcgtcgtcgaatctgTGATGAGCACGGCAAGCAAATTGTGGCGCTACGGAACGAAGGGAGACTGGCCGGTCGACAGTCGCAACATCGACATCAGCAAGAATCTCGAAGTTCTCAACATCAAATCCGTCTACCCAACGATTGCCGGTTTCCCGGTGGTGACGACGATGCGCGCCGACGTTCATTTCGGACTCAAAGCCGAATCGAATCTCACATATCACGCCGACGGTTACTTCTGGAACAAAGACCGAAAAGACAATTTCATCATGGACGGTTATCTCAATCCGCGAATGGTCTTCTCGATGCTCCATAAcgtgacgatcgacgacgaattcttcCGACCCACTATCTGTCAACACGGCAACAGCACGTTCGACTTCGCCCAGCGCGGTCGTGCTAttctcaacgacgacttcaCGTTCACGTGGGAACTCGAAGAAGTTCCTGAAACCGAAGTGGAACTACTCAAATTTCAGTACGATCAATTTGTCACCACCAAGAATCCGGAATTCCGTCAGCAGATCGGTATCAAGAAACGCAACAACACTGAACTGTACAAGCCCGTCTTTGACGAACTTCTCGGTCTCGGAGTCTTTTCGCATATGAGCTACCCTAACACCACGGGAGTCGACTTGGCTCCGGCGTTCCCCTTCTCGGGACCGGCTTACTTCAACCTGACAATTAAACGCATGGATCCGAGAATCAAGCGCATCAGAGTGGAACTCTTCAACGAAAGTCTCATTTCCTGGACGAACGGATTTTTCACCGAAACGTTTATGACCGTCGATAAGGATGGTCTTCCTATCAAGCAGGTCTGGATAAATTCGTTCTGGAATACCACCAAAGACGataagacgacgttgaacgTTACCCTGACTAGCGAATCCCTGAATGGTTCGGCTTGGTTCATCCGCGATCGCTCGAAGTTTCTCTCTATTGAAGGCAGCGGCTTCGTATATACGAACATTTCCAATCTGACTCTCTACACGAAATTCAACAGTTCTTCTCTGCGTGGAGTGATtgaacgaaaacgcttcgctGAGGATAAATATCCGGCTTTCTTCAAGTTTCCCGAATTCAAATTCGAGTTCAACGGCAGTCTCGTCAACAACACGTACGGCAATTTCTCCGCTAGGCTGTTCAAGGAAGGATGGCCGCGTCCTCACTGGCTCAAAATGAATTCGACGACTCTCCGATTTTTCGTCAATACCGACGTCAAGTCAAGTCTCGTGAGCAGACCTCTCAATTTCGGAATGGTCTTGCCCTTGCCGCTGAGAAAGC CTATGTGTCACGTTGTCGGTGACCACTTCATCACCttcgacgacaagaagtACATCACGAGCCTCGGTGATAACTGCGAGTACGTTTTGGCTCGCGACCGTCATCTGAACGACACGTTTGCCGTCACGATAAAGAACACGATTAAGAACAATATAAAGAACAAGGAATTGATCGTCTACGTCAACGACACCATGTACACCTTGACGATGGACggcactcaatttaaaatCTTCGACAGTGAAGTGATGTTGCCTTACAAGGAGAAGCACGTTATCCACGTCAGAAAAGTCGAGATGAACAACGACATTTATGTTCGCATGACGCTTTGGGCTGGCATCGACGTGTACTACTCCcgagacgacgtcttgcTCTACGTCAACGGATTCTACATGAATCGCCTGGCTGGACTGTGCGGCAACGGCAATTACAACGACAAGGACGATTGGCAGTTGCAAGACATGGAAATAACCAAAGATTTGAAGGTGTTCGTCAACGACTGGAGCGTCAACTGTCCGATTCACGAAGAACTGTTCGTGTGCGATTCTTACCTTGCTGATGCCACTCTGACTCCGCCTACCATGTACGATCCATGCAACGGAGAAGACATCTGCAGACGATTTTTCGAGGACAAGTTTGCGAATGTCCCCTATCCTGTCACTCACTACTACGATGTttgccgtcgcgacgtcgcttgcGGCTTGTCTCCCCTGCCCAGCGTTCGAGCATACATGAAAGCCGCTCGCGCAAAAGAACTTTGGACTGAGGACG GTTGCTTTTATGGACCATATGGGCCTTGGGAAGCATGTCACCACTCCGAACAAAGAAGGGAACGAGAAGTCCTCTGTAATCCGCTCGGCCACGTCTGCGGCGAGACCGTAGAATGGAGATCAT GCCCCAGCGTTAGCGTTGATAAAGGCTGCATGTTGAAGAAGGAGCACATTCTTGTGGTGTCGGGCAAGAAGCTGTGCAAGAGTCGCCGTAAATTGCCCGTCTGCAAAAAGGCATTGGACAAACCGGGCGACTGTAAGCCGGTTTACGAGGAAATGGCAGAGTTAGACGAGTACTACTGCATCAGTTCCGGAGAGAGTCTAGACAAACTTGACAACGTGTCTCCTATAAAGATCCAATACAACAAAGTGAGAGCTTGCAGATACATCGAAACAACTCCAACGCCGCGTTGA